Proteins from a single region of Funiculus sociatus GB2-C1:
- a CDS encoding amidohydrolase — translation MTFTIQQALIPVDDGYANVDVQIQDNAIAAIEANLEVVGTAVDGKNKLLLPGFVNAHTHSSEMWQRGLIPPVPLELWIAELYDFTPLEPDQVYLSALGTAVETLLSGGTSVVDHLVLIPGKEIETIAAAVRAYKEIGIRAFIGPLIQDETLTRGIPTGGKETEHEAYIRSTEATLALMQEAVDKFHNPEEGVYILVAPTGIQLCSDALFQGCIELSDRYNLCRHAHLLETQAQKLLAQEKYGCSAVEHLKRIGYLSPRTSLAHCVHLSDADIEIMAENQSTVVHNPLSNLRLGSGIAPILKYLQAGVNVSFGCDGAASNDSQDLLEAIKIGSILHNITDLDYHHWITPRQSVEIAAFGGAKGLNLADEMGSLAVDKKADLVLYDLTSLSLLPRTDPIGLLILGRPTQAVDSVWVNGKRIVADGKVTTINVEDLRKELFERSQWATNRQSKTLGEIEAHYRSVMGLPAGVKKGYS, via the coding sequence GTGACTTTTACAATCCAACAGGCTTTAATCCCGGTTGATGACGGTTATGCAAACGTCGATGTGCAGATTCAGGATAACGCGATCGCTGCCATCGAAGCTAATCTAGAAGTTGTCGGTACAGCTGTCGATGGTAAAAATAAACTTCTCCTTCCTGGTTTCGTCAACGCCCACACCCACTCTTCAGAAATGTGGCAGCGGGGATTGATTCCCCCTGTACCCTTAGAATTGTGGATTGCGGAACTTTACGACTTTACACCCCTCGAACCCGATCAAGTTTACCTGAGTGCTTTAGGAACAGCGGTAGAAACTCTACTTTCTGGGGGAACTAGCGTAGTCGATCACTTAGTTTTAATTCCTGGCAAAGAAATTGAAACCATTGCCGCTGCTGTTCGCGCCTATAAAGAAATTGGTATCCGTGCTTTTATTGGCCCATTAATTCAAGATGAAACCCTGACTCGTGGCATTCCCACGGGTGGTAAGGAAACGGAACATGAAGCCTACATCCGTTCCACAGAGGCAACTCTAGCACTAATGCAGGAAGCTGTAGACAAGTTTCATAATCCTGAGGAAGGTGTTTATATTTTAGTTGCACCAACGGGGATTCAACTGTGTTCGGATGCCTTGTTTCAAGGTTGTATTGAATTAAGTGATCGCTACAATCTCTGTCGTCATGCCCACCTCTTAGAAACCCAAGCCCAAAAACTCCTCGCCCAGGAAAAATACGGCTGTAGTGCAGTTGAACACCTAAAGCGTATCGGTTATTTAAGTCCGCGCACTTCCTTAGCTCATTGTGTTCATTTGAGCGATGCTGATATTGAAATTATGGCAGAAAATCAATCTACTGTAGTACACAATCCTCTCAGCAACCTGCGTTTAGGTAGCGGCATTGCTCCAATTTTGAAATATCTTCAAGCGGGAGTCAATGTATCTTTTGGTTGTGATGGCGCTGCTAGTAACGACTCGCAAGATTTACTAGAAGCTATCAAAATAGGCTCAATTTTGCACAACATCACTGATTTAGACTACCACCACTGGATTACACCCCGTCAATCCGTAGAAATAGCTGCTTTCGGCGGTGCCAAAGGATTAAATTTAGCCGATGAAATGGGTTCGTTGGCTGTGGATAAAAAGGCTGATTTGGTACTTTATGACCTTACCAGTTTGTCGCTGCTACCCCGCACAGATCCGATTGGCTTGCTAATTTTAGGCCGTCCAACTCAAGCAGTGGACAGTGTTTGGGTAAATGGTAAAAGAATCGTTGCCGATGGCAAAGTGACGACGATTAATGTAGAAGATTTGAGAAAAGAATTGTTTGAGCGCAGCCAATGGGCTACAAATCGTCAGTCTAAAACTTTAGGTGAAATTGAAGCCCACTATCGCAGTGTAATGGGATTACCAGCAGGAGTAAAGAAAGGTTATTCGTAG